A genomic stretch from Limnobacter thiooxidans includes:
- a CDS encoding NADH-quinone oxidoreductase subunit M — protein sequence MSNNIPYLSLAIWLPIAFGVLIMALGNDKNAGMVRGAALVASLISFVVTLPLYFGFDTSTAQLQFVESLPWIEAFGATYGLGVDGLSVWFVILTALITVFVVVAAWEVITEKVAQYMAAFLILSGLMVGVFSATDGLLFYVFFEATLIPMYIIVGVWGGPNRIYAAFKFFLYTLLGSLLTLVALIYLQFQSGTFEIAAWHKLPLGMTEQILIFLAFLMAFAVKVPMWPVHTWLPDAHVEAPTGGSVVLAAIMLKLGAYGFLRFSMPIAPDASHELAGFMITLSLIAVVYIGVVALVQKDMKKLVAYSSIAHMGFVTLGFFMFQDLAVQGAIIQMISHGFVSGAMFLCIGVLYDRVHSREISAYGGVVNTMPKFAAFFLLFAMANSGLPATSGFVGEFMVILGAVKYNFWIGLLAATTLIFGAAYSLWMYKRVVFGDVANDNVKELTDVNTREFLMLGALAILVMAMGLYPKPFTDVLQVSVDALLQHVAQSKL from the coding sequence ATGTCTAACAATATTCCTTATCTAAGCTTGGCGATCTGGTTGCCAATCGCCTTTGGTGTCCTGATCATGGCCTTGGGCAATGACAAGAACGCCGGGATGGTCCGTGGTGCCGCTTTGGTGGCCTCATTGATCAGCTTCGTGGTCACCTTGCCGCTGTACTTTGGTTTCGACACCAGCACTGCGCAGTTGCAGTTTGTTGAAAGCCTGCCCTGGATTGAAGCCTTTGGCGCCACTTATGGACTGGGTGTGGATGGACTGTCGGTGTGGTTCGTGATCCTCACAGCCCTGATCACCGTGTTCGTGGTGGTTGCTGCATGGGAAGTGATCACCGAAAAAGTGGCCCAGTACATGGCTGCATTCCTGATCCTGTCGGGCTTGATGGTTGGCGTGTTTTCCGCCACTGACGGTTTGCTGTTCTACGTGTTCTTTGAAGCCACATTGATCCCGATGTACATCATCGTGGGTGTTTGGGGTGGTCCAAACCGCATTTACGCAGCCTTCAAGTTCTTCCTGTACACCTTGCTGGGTTCATTGCTCACGCTGGTGGCCCTGATTTACCTGCAATTCCAGTCGGGTACTTTTGAAATTGCTGCCTGGCACAAGCTGCCATTGGGCATGACCGAGCAGATCCTGATTTTCCTGGCTTTCCTGATGGCTTTCGCGGTGAAGGTTCCCATGTGGCCCGTTCACACCTGGTTGCCCGATGCACACGTTGAGGCGCCCACAGGGGGTTCAGTGGTGCTGGCTGCGATCATGTTGAAGTTGGGCGCCTATGGCTTCCTGCGTTTCAGTATGCCAATTGCCCCTGACGCGAGCCACGAACTGGCAGGTTTCATGATTACCCTGTCACTGATTGCCGTGGTCTACATCGGTGTTGTGGCACTGGTTCAGAAAGACATGAAAAAGCTGGTGGCTTACTCATCGATTGCCCACATGGGTTTCGTGACGCTGGGTTTCTTCATGTTCCAGGACTTGGCAGTGCAGGGCGCCATCATTCAGATGATTTCCCACGGCTTTGTTTCAGGCGCCATGTTCCTGTGTATCGGTGTGCTTTACGACCGCGTTCACAGCCGTGAAATTTCCGCCTACGGTGGCGTGGTCAACACCATGCCCAAATTTGCAGCGTTCTTCCTGTTGTTCGCCATGGCCAATTCAGGGTTGCCTGCAACCAGCGGTTTCGTGGGTGAATTCATGGTTATTCTGGGCGCAGTCAAATACAACTTCTGGATCGGCTTGCTGGCTGCCACTACGCTGATTTTTGGTGCCGCTTACTCCCTGTGGATGTACAAGCGAGTGGTATTTGGCGATGTGGCCAATGACAACGTGAAAGAGTTGACTGACGTGAATACCCGCGAATTTCTGATGCTGGGTGCGTTGGCAATTCTGGTGATGGCCATGGGCCTTTATCCCAAACCATTTACTGATGTGTTGCAGGTTTCTGTAGATGCCCTGTTGCAACATGTGGCTCAGTCCAAGCTTTAA
- the nuoL gene encoding NADH-quinone oxidoreductase subunit L produces the protein MNPLYLIVPFAPLVGSILAGFFGKQIGRTGAHTVTIAGVAISLIASILVFMDVMEGNTFNGTLYEWAVVGTLVFEVGFLIDTLTATMMLVVTSVSLMVHIYTIGYMEEDEGYQRFFSYISLFTFSMLMLVMSNNFLQLFFGWEAVGLVSYLLIGFWYTKPTAIYANLKAFLVNRVGDFGFILGIGLIMASAGSMNYAEVFAQADSLAGQTMPGSDWPLLAVACICLFIGAMGKSAQFPLHVWLPDSMEGPTPISALIHAATMVTAGIFMVSRMSPLFELSDIALNFVLVIGSITALFMGFLGIIQNDIKRVVAYSTLSQLGYMTVALGVSAYPVAIFHLMTHAFFKALLFLGAGSVIIGMHHDQDIRHMGGLWKYMPITWITSLLGSLALIGTPFFSGFYSKDSIIEAVHFSNLPAADFAYFAVVAGVFITAFYSFRMYFLVFHGKERFHDVQHHDDHGHDDHDSHAHHGPVQPHESRWVVTLPLILLAIPSVIIGYIAVEPMLHGTFFDGVITIRPEHGAMAGLSGIFHGAAEMGVHALHTLPFWLALGGVVSAAVCYLWVPAIPAAFMKVLKPVHTLLDNKYYMDKFNEVVFAGGARKLGEGLWKFGDRMLIDGLLVNGSAKLVGLISGVVRFAQSGFIYHYAFAMILGVLAMIITFITLK, from the coding sequence ATGAATCCCTTGTATTTGATCGTTCCGTTCGCTCCGCTGGTCGGTTCCATTCTTGCCGGTTTCTTCGGCAAGCAGATTGGTCGTACCGGTGCCCACACCGTCACGATTGCCGGTGTGGCAATCTCCCTGATTGCATCCATTCTTGTATTCATGGATGTGATGGAAGGCAACACCTTCAACGGCACTCTGTATGAATGGGCTGTGGTGGGTACGCTGGTTTTTGAAGTGGGTTTCCTGATTGACACCCTGACTGCCACGATGATGCTGGTGGTCACCAGTGTGTCATTGATGGTGCACATCTACACCATTGGTTATATGGAAGAGGATGAAGGCTATCAGCGCTTTTTCTCATACATCTCCCTGTTCACTTTCTCCATGCTGATGCTGGTGATGAGCAACAACTTCCTCCAGCTGTTCTTTGGCTGGGAAGCTGTTGGCCTCGTGTCTTATCTGTTGATTGGTTTCTGGTACACCAAACCGACTGCAATTTATGCCAACCTGAAGGCATTCCTGGTGAACCGCGTTGGCGATTTCGGCTTCATCCTGGGCATTGGCCTGATCATGGCTTCAGCTGGTTCAATGAACTACGCGGAAGTGTTTGCCCAAGCAGACAGCCTGGCAGGTCAAACCATGCCTGGCAGCGATTGGCCCTTGTTGGCAGTGGCTTGCATTTGCCTGTTCATTGGTGCGATGGGCAAATCGGCGCAGTTTCCCCTGCATGTTTGGCTTCCTGATTCCATGGAAGGTCCAACACCGATTTCTGCGCTGATTCACGCAGCAACAATGGTTACGGCCGGCATTTTCATGGTCAGTCGCATGTCCCCATTGTTCGAGCTGAGCGACATTGCCTTGAACTTCGTGTTGGTGATTGGTTCCATTACAGCTTTGTTCATGGGCTTTCTGGGCATTATCCAGAACGACATCAAGCGTGTGGTGGCGTATTCCACCTTGTCCCAGTTGGGTTACATGACTGTCGCTTTGGGCGTGTCTGCTTATCCGGTTGCGATTTTCCACCTGATGACGCATGCATTCTTCAAGGCGCTGTTGTTCCTTGGTGCGGGCTCCGTCATCATCGGCATGCACCATGATCAGGATATTCGTCACATGGGCGGCCTGTGGAAGTACATGCCAATTACCTGGATTACTTCTTTGCTGGGTTCACTGGCATTGATCGGTACGCCATTTTTCTCCGGCTTCTATTCCAAGGACAGCATCATCGAGGCAGTGCACTTCAGCAACCTGCCTGCAGCGGACTTCGCGTATTTTGCAGTGGTGGCGGGTGTATTCATTACAGCCTTCTACAGCTTCCGCATGTATTTCCTGGTGTTCCACGGCAAAGAGCGTTTTCACGACGTTCAACACCATGACGACCATGGCCATGACGACCACGACAGCCATGCCCACCATGGCCCGGTACAGCCGCATGAATCACGCTGGGTTGTTACCTTGCCCCTGATTTTGCTGGCGATTCCATCTGTGATCATTGGTTACATCGCAGTTGAGCCGATGTTGCACGGTACTTTCTTTGACGGTGTGATCACCATCAGGCCAGAGCATGGTGCCATGGCTGGTTTGAGTGGTATCTTCCACGGCGCAGCCGAAATGGGCGTGCATGCCTTGCATACCCTGCCTTTCTGGCTGGCCTTGGGTGGTGTGGTTTCCGCCGCTGTTTGCTACCTGTGGGTGCCTGCAATTCCCGCGGCATTCATGAAGGTCTTGAAGCCAGTGCACACGCTGCTGGACAACAAGTACTACATGGACAAGTTCAATGAAGTGGTGTTTGCCGGTGGCGCACGCAAATTGGGCGAGGGGCTATGGAAGTTCGGCGACCGCATGCTGATCGACGGCCTGTTGGTTAACGGCAGCGCCAAACTGGTTGGTTTGATCTCGGGTGTGGTTCGATTCGCGCAAAGCGGTTTCATTTACCACTATGCGTTTGCGATGATCCTGGGCGTATTGGCCATGATCATTACTTTCATCACACTCAAATAA
- the nuoN gene encoding NADH-quinone oxidoreductase subunit NuoN: protein MNLSLAIPEIALALFACAFLIADSVTKGRILPILHNIVVLFCIGLGVYCLAQVPSEGTELAFSNMYIADSMALALKGFSALAIAFTLIVGANYAKDRDMFKGELHALVLFTLLGQMIMISANNLLLVYLGVELLSLSLYAAVAMQRDNVRATEAAMKYFVLGALASGFLLYGMSMIYGATGSLNHSDIAFAATAAVSGQKSIIFVFGIVFLVAGLAFKLGVVPFHMWVPDVYQGSPSISTLLISGAPKLAAFAMMMRLLVDGLFVMAFDWQNMLMVLAIASLAIGNLTAIAQTSLKRMLAYSTIAQMGFMLLGFLSGVTGQDTGNAAQAYSAAMFYSITYVLTTLGTFGVIMVMSRKGFEVENISDLKGLNKRAPWLALIMLLLMFSLAGIPPMMGFAAKLSVLKALLATGQVWLTVYAVMFSLVGAFYYIRIVKTMYFEAPSDNTEIVMGNDARAVLGLNGLAVIALGLLPAPLMAYCMTVIQQTLAG, encoded by the coding sequence ATGAATCTCTCACTCGCTATTCCTGAAATTGCACTGGCGCTTTTCGCCTGCGCATTTCTGATTGCTGACAGTGTAACCAAGGGCCGCATTTTGCCGATCTTGCACAACATTGTTGTGCTGTTCTGTATCGGGCTGGGCGTATATTGCCTGGCGCAAGTGCCTTCAGAGGGCACTGAGCTGGCTTTCTCCAACATGTACATCGCCGACAGCATGGCCTTGGCTCTGAAAGGCTTTTCAGCGCTGGCCATCGCCTTCACTCTGATTGTGGGTGCGAACTATGCGAAAGACCGTGACATGTTCAAAGGCGAACTTCACGCGCTGGTGCTGTTCACCCTGCTTGGTCAGATGATCATGATTTCAGCAAACAACCTGTTGCTGGTGTATCTGGGCGTTGAATTGCTGTCACTGAGCCTGTATGCCGCAGTGGCCATGCAGCGTGACAATGTTCGCGCCACGGAAGCAGCCATGAAGTACTTCGTACTCGGTGCATTGGCTTCAGGTTTCCTGCTGTACGGCATGTCCATGATTTACGGTGCAACTGGTTCACTGAACCATTCTGACATCGCGTTTGCGGCAACCGCTGCAGTGTCAGGGCAGAAGTCCATCATTTTCGTGTTTGGTATTGTGTTTCTGGTGGCGGGTCTGGCGTTCAAGCTGGGGGTGGTGCCTTTCCACATGTGGGTACCCGATGTGTATCAGGGCTCGCCTTCCATTTCGACACTGCTGATTAGCGGTGCACCCAAACTGGCTGCATTTGCGATGATGATGCGTCTGTTGGTGGATGGTCTGTTCGTCATGGCCTTTGATTGGCAGAACATGCTGATGGTGCTAGCCATCGCTTCGCTGGCCATTGGTAACCTGACGGCGATTGCACAAACCAGTTTGAAGCGCATGTTGGCGTATTCAACCATTGCGCAAATGGGTTTCATGTTGCTGGGCTTTCTTTCGGGTGTTACCGGGCAAGACACAGGCAACGCTGCGCAGGCTTATTCTGCAGCCATGTTCTACAGCATCACCTATGTGCTGACCACGTTGGGCACTTTCGGTGTGATCATGGTGATGTCTCGCAAAGGCTTTGAGGTCGAGAACATCAGTGACTTGAAAGGGTTGAACAAACGCGCACCCTGGCTGGCTTTGATCATGCTGCTGTTGATGTTCTCGCTGGCGGGTATTCCCCCCATGATGGGTTTTGCGGCCAAATTGTCCGTCTTGAAGGCACTGTTGGCCACTGGCCAGGTCTGGTTGACCGTGTATGCGGTCATGTTCAGTCTTGTTGGTGCGTTCTATTACATCCGGATTGTAAAAACCATGTATTTTGAAGCACCAAGCGACAACACAGAAATCGTGATGGGCAATGATGCACGTGCAGTACTGGGTTTGAATGGTTTGGCTGTAATTGCACTTGGTTTGCTGCCTGCACCATTGATGGCATATTGCATGACCGTTATTCAACAAACACTGGCTGGTTGA
- a CDS encoding electron transfer flavoprotein-ubiquinone oxidoreductase, whose product MSAVERDMMEYDVLVVGGGPAGLATAIRLKQVAAEKGQEINVCVLEKGSEVGAHILSGAVMDPRAITELFPDWKERGAPLHTEVTEDQFLFLTETSAKKVPNALLPECFQNHGNYVISLANVVRWLGEQAEALGVEVFPGFAGAEILYDDKGAVKGVQTGDMGIGKDGEHTHAYQPGMELHAKYTVFAEGVRGHLGKRVIEKFNLNEGRDPQVYGIGLKELWEIDPAKHKPGLVIHSGGWPLDANTYGGSFLYHLENNQVAVGFVVGLAYENPYLSPFEEFQRYKTHPEIRKYFEGGKRISYGARAIAAGGLMSLPKLVFPGGALVGCDAGFLNASRIKGSHAAIKSGMLCADAIAEALAQDRAGDELEAYPKAFHDSWLFDELYRARNFKQWMSKGLYTGTMMVGIEQKLFKGKVPWTLHHKHADHECLRPASEFQPINYPKPDGKITFDRLSSVFISNTNHEENQPAHLTLKNASVPVATNLATYAGPEQRYCPAGVYEYVKKEDGKDQLQINAQNCVHCKTCDIKDPTQNIVWVTPEGGGGPNYPNM is encoded by the coding sequence ATGTCGGCTGTCGAAAGAGACATGATGGAATACGACGTATTGGTCGTTGGTGGAGGCCCTGCAGGTCTTGCAACAGCCATTCGCCTGAAACAAGTGGCCGCAGAAAAAGGCCAGGAAATCAATGTGTGCGTACTCGAGAAAGGCTCGGAAGTTGGCGCACACATTTTGTCAGGCGCCGTCATGGACCCCCGTGCAATCACCGAACTGTTTCCAGACTGGAAAGAGCGTGGTGCGCCACTGCACACCGAAGTGACCGAAGACCAGTTTTTGTTCCTGACAGAAACATCTGCCAAGAAAGTACCCAATGCCCTGCTTCCTGAATGCTTTCAGAACCACGGCAACTATGTAATCAGCCTGGCCAATGTGGTCCGCTGGTTGGGCGAGCAAGCCGAGGCCTTGGGCGTTGAAGTGTTTCCAGGCTTTGCAGGTGCAGAAATTCTGTACGACGACAAAGGTGCTGTGAAAGGCGTTCAAACCGGCGACATGGGCATTGGCAAGGACGGTGAACACACTCATGCCTACCAGCCCGGCATGGAACTGCACGCCAAGTACACCGTGTTTGCGGAAGGCGTGCGCGGCCACCTGGGCAAGCGCGTCATTGAAAAATTCAACCTGAATGAAGGCCGTGACCCACAGGTGTACGGCATTGGCTTGAAAGAACTGTGGGAAATTGACCCCGCAAAACACAAGCCAGGTCTGGTCATTCATTCTGGCGGTTGGCCGCTGGACGCCAATACCTACGGCGGATCATTTTTGTATCACTTGGAAAACAACCAGGTGGCCGTTGGTTTCGTGGTTGGTTTGGCCTACGAAAACCCCTACCTGTCTCCATTTGAAGAATTTCAGCGTTACAAAACCCATCCCGAAATTCGCAAGTATTTCGAAGGTGGCAAACGCATTTCCTATGGCGCACGGGCCATCGCTGCTGGTGGCTTGATGAGCCTGCCCAAGCTGGTATTCCCGGGTGGCGCCTTGGTGGGTTGTGATGCAGGCTTCCTGAATGCTTCACGAATCAAGGGTAGCCATGCAGCCATCAAGAGCGGCATGCTGTGTGCTGACGCCATTGCAGAAGCCCTGGCCCAAGACCGTGCAGGCGATGAACTGGAAGCCTATCCAAAGGCATTCCACGATTCATGGCTGTTCGATGAATTGTACCGCGCACGCAACTTCAAGCAGTGGATGAGCAAAGGCTTGTACACCGGCACCATGATGGTGGGTATTGAGCAGAAACTGTTCAAGGGCAAGGTGCCTTGGACACTGCACCACAAGCACGCTGACCATGAGTGCCTGCGCCCTGCCTCGGAATTCCAGCCGATCAACTATCCAAAGCCTGATGGCAAAATCACCTTTGATCGTTTGAGCTCCGTGTTCATTTCAAACACGAACCACGAGGAAAACCAGCCTGCGCACCTGACGTTGAAAAACGCATCTGTGCCAGTGGCCACCAACCTGGCCACTTATGCAGGGCCCGAGCAGCGTTACTGCCCGGCAGGCGTGTACGAGTATGTGAAAAAGGAAGATGGCAAAGACCAGTTGCAGATCAATGCGCAGAACTGCGTGCATTGCAAAACCTGCGACATCAAAGACCCCACGCAGAATATTGTGTGGGTGACACCGGAAGGTGGTGGCGGGCCAAATTACCCGAACATGTAA
- a CDS encoding CoA transferase subunit A, translated as MNKVAASATEALADKIRDGMTLAVGGFGLCGIPEALIEAVRASGAKDLTVISNNAGVDGFGLGRLLETRQVRKMISSYVGENKEFERQFLSGELELEFTPQGTLAEKLRAGGAGIPAFFTKTGFGTVIAEGKETRVIDGENYVLEHSLKADISLVKAWKADTSGNLIYRLTARNFNPECATASKFTVAEVEEIVEVGALDPNFIHTPGIYVQRVVLNANPEKRIEKRTLAATAQ; from the coding sequence ATGAATAAAGTAGCAGCCAGCGCCACCGAGGCCTTGGCTGACAAAATCAGGGATGGAATGACGCTGGCGGTGGGAGGTTTCGGACTTTGCGGCATTCCGGAAGCGCTGATCGAAGCGGTTCGCGCTTCGGGCGCCAAAGACCTGACGGTTATTTCAAACAACGCAGGTGTGGATGGTTTCGGTCTTGGGCGGCTGCTTGAGACACGCCAGGTGCGCAAAATGATTTCCTCCTATGTGGGTGAAAACAAGGAGTTCGAGCGCCAGTTTCTAAGTGGCGAGCTCGAGCTTGAGTTTACACCCCAGGGCACCCTGGCTGAAAAACTGCGGGCAGGGGGCGCGGGTATCCCAGCTTTTTTCACGAAAACCGGTTTTGGTACTGTAATCGCAGAGGGCAAGGAAACCCGTGTCATTGATGGCGAAAACTATGTGCTTGAGCACAGCCTGAAGGCCGATATTTCCTTGGTGAAAGCCTGGAAGGCCGACACGTCCGGCAACCTGATTTACCGTTTGACCGCGCGCAACTTCAATCCGGAATGCGCAACTGCATCCAAGTTCACGGTGGCCGAAGTGGAAGAAATCGTGGAAGTAGGTGCACTGGATCCCAATTTCATTCACACCCCCGGAATTTATGTGCAGCGCGTGGTGTTGAATGCCAATCCCGAGAAGCGGATTGAAAAACGAACCCTGGCCGCCACGGCACAATAA
- a CDS encoding DUF2818 family protein yields MTQTIGHWLLFGLALLFANLPFVSNRIMGILPVANKGGWTRVLEVIAGYFIVGLVGFAIEGSLSQVTPQRWEFYALTGCLFLVFAFPGFVYRFLWRSPKG; encoded by the coding sequence TTGACGCAGACGATTGGGCACTGGTTGTTGTTCGGCTTGGCCTTGCTGTTTGCGAACCTGCCGTTTGTCAGTAACCGCATCATGGGCATTCTTCCCGTTGCAAACAAAGGCGGTTGGACGCGGGTACTTGAGGTTATAGCAGGTTACTTCATTGTGGGCCTTGTCGGCTTTGCGATTGAGGGCAGCTTGAGCCAGGTCACCCCGCAGCGATGGGAGTTTTACGCGCTCACTGGCTGTCTGTTTCTTGTGTTTGCATTTCCCGGTTTTGTGTATCGGTTTTTGTGGCGTTCGCCAAAAGGCTGA